In the Pseudorasbora parva isolate DD20220531a chromosome 23, ASM2467924v1, whole genome shotgun sequence genome, one interval contains:
- the hmgn1b gene encoding non-histone chromosomal protein HMG-like yields MPKRSKANNDAEVSEPKRRSERLVNKPAPPKAEPKPKKAPAKPKKTKEPKEPKEEEKKEEVPAENGETKDDEEATEDGDKKEDGE; encoded by the exons ATGCCTAAAAGGAGCAAA GCGAACAATGATGCTGAAGTCTCTGAG CCTAAAAGAAGGTCGGAGAGGTTGGTAAAC AAACCTGCACCCCCAAAGGCAGAGCCTAAGCCAAAG AAGGCACCTGCCAAACCTAAGAAAACAAAGGAACCCAAGGAGCCcaaggaggaggagaagaaagAGGAGGTGCCTGCAGAAAACGGAGAGACAAAAGATGACGAAGAG GCAACGGAAGACGGCGACAAGAAGGAAGACGGGGAATAA